The DNA segment CATTTTGCAAAAAAACAGAAGGTTAAATAGAAGAGATCACATAGCCAGTAAAGGGTGGATTGTGAGGATTCTAGCCCTAGCAGCCTAATTTTAGCCTGTGCTTTAAGTTTATGGGACTGGCTGGGCAAGAAGAGGGGTGCAGGGCATGGTCAAAAGTCTTGGGGGTGGGTTGAGGATAGATTTATAAGTGTTTAGGTAAACCAGGTGAAGTTTGGAGATGGGGTTGGGAAGTCAGGTTGGGGGTAGAGTTTGGAGGGGATGAAGCAATTTTGTGTGCCTGTGTTGGGAGTCTTATGGCTGAGAGAAAGAAGGTCCTGGTCTCAGGTCATGCTGCTGAGTTAGAACCCAACTCTCTTCTGTTGGAACAGGTTCTAGACCAGAAGGAGCACAGGCTGGATGGCCGTGTCATTGACCCCAAAAAAGCCATGGCCATGAAGAAAGACCCAGTAAAGAAAATTTTTGTAGGGGGTCTGAATCCTGAAGCCACTGAGGAGAAGATAAGGGAGTACTTCGGCGAGTTCGGGGAGGTGAGTGTGTGGCCTCCACAGTGGTCTGCCAGCTGCAGTGATGTTGCCTTCTTACTGGTCCTTGACAACTTGGCTGACTGGAACTTTTTTCCACTGTGGTGTTTGTGGGCCTTTTCCTATGAGTTCCCTATAGGCTCTGAGGTAGAGTCTTGAGCTTTGCCTATATTTGCAGATTGAAGCCATTGAGCTTCCAATGGATCCAAAGTCGAACAAAAGACGAGGCTTTGTTTTCATCACCTTTAAAGAAGAAGAACCTGTGAAGAAAGTGCTGGAGAAAAAGTTCCACACCATCAGTGGAAGTAAGGTAAGGTGTCCTCAGCTGTGTGTGCACTTAGCCTTTTGCTGAACCACATCCAAGAGTTCTCCAGGGTGGACCTTACTGTTTTTGTGCAGTGTCTGCTGCCCTGATAGGGACAAGTGGTCCTGTCCTTCAGCACTCCTAGGCTGGCAGGACAGGACGTGAGGGAGGCAGGAGAATACTGGAGGATGGGGCCCCTCTGGGACGGGTAGTGTGCGGAGTCGTCTCTTCAGTTCCTGAAGAGAATTGAAGCTAGAGGGCAAGGTGTACCGGATCTAGAATGCAGTGTGTATACTCAGGAGATTTTAAAATTGCCGCTTAGTGATTTCTGTGGTGAAGTCTCTCCTGCTTATGGACATTGTTGCAGAGCTTTTCTCTTATCTGTTTCCAGCCACAGCCACATCTCTTCATTTCCATCCCCTTTGGTCGCTGGCTAAATTAACCCCTAGTCCAAAGATCCTTTCCAAAGAGCTCCCAGGGTCCTGGCCACCTTAAATCCAAGGCCAGTTTTGACTTCAAAGGAGCAGAGTCCTTTGCAGTGAGGGGCACCTCTTTCTCCTGAACTCTGGACGAGAGAAAGGGTAGGTAGTTCATGCTCTAAGTGGTGGCTGAGGCAGTTGGGAGTTGAGGGTGTGACCCACTGGCAGGGTGTGGTAGGCTTTGCCTGAGCAGGAGTGGCAGCCAGATAAGGTGGGACAGGTAGGGTGGGGCTCCTGAAAGTCTCAGTCCTGGCTGGGAATTTGGAAAGTTTGGGATTGGGCCCTTTACTtttatgtgagagagagaggatcATAGGGGGCTGTTGGGTGAGAGCCCTTGTTACCCTAGAGGACACTGACATGTGCCGTATGTGAAACGGGCATGAAGTGCCCGTTTTGTGGTGCTGTTAGTCAAACTGCTGATGGTTGGTTGtgaaataaatgtaatttacGTGGTTATATTCAGCAGTTTTAACCTAGTAGGATAGAAAACATGAGATTGCATCACTTGGTGGGGGTAATCTGCCAATTTTTGACTATGCTTGGATGAGGATGTCTTATAGAATGGTTTATAGACGTCTTATAGAATTGGTCTTAATGGGAGACCAATGTTattgaagtttattttaaaaatacacttaaaagCAGGAGGACAGGAAAGTCGATGGCGTTTCCACCCACAGTAGGCAGAGTTTTGAGCAAAAAGGAAACCGACTCTTATGCCCTAGCAGGGGAGATACACCTGGCCCATCCCAATAGTAGATCAGTGTTGGAGGAGGAAGGAGCAGCGGGATGGCCTTAAGGAATGCTGTCCTGAGCCCCAATGGCTTTTTTCCTCTGTAAGATAGAGGTCAGGGTTGCCACCTCAATAGTGTATTTGAGtggaatgttttatttcttcttggggtggggggtaggggtgggaagGAACCTACTTTCTCTAAAATCCCTTAACTGGGAAAGCCTTCTCTGACTTCCTTGCCCAAGGTGGTGTCTTGCTACACTGGACTGGCACTGGCCCGGCTGTCCCTCTCCTCCCACTTGTTAAGGTATAGAGTGGCCAAGGGTGACGATCAGCAGACCTACGGGTGTGTCTCTTTGTTTTTCAAGCAGTCTGGGAAAATGTTTGAGCAAAAAAGGCCAGTGTGACTCTTGGTCTGAGTTTTAGTTGAAGTTCTGAGCTAGTCCCAGTATGGTTTCCTACTCCAGCATGTCTTGAGCAGATAAGATCTACCACCTTAATGCTTGTCATTGAGGGCTTTTGTGTACACTCCCTGTTTAAGGCTTGTCCCACTGGCATGACCCACTGTTCTCTTGACTTTCAGTGTGAAATCAAGGTGGCTCAGCCCAAAGAGGTTTATCAACAGCAGCAGTATGGCTCTGGGGGCCGTGGGAATCGCAATCGAGGGAACCGAGGCAGTGGGGGCGGCGGTGGAAGTGGAGGTGAGTAGAACCCAGTTGAAGACGGGTCCTATTTCCCTGCCTGCATGGAGCTTCTGTGTTTGTCTTGGGGGTTCTCTGGTGCTCGTTGCAGCAGGGTGGGCGTGGTCAGGAATGGCTCCTGAGTCGATGCTTTGCTGCTGCTTGGATTGGAAGAGCCCATCTTTCTCAGGTGGCCTGGGGCCCCAGGGCAGAGGGGGCCTCTGCATCACACTCCAAGTTTTGAGGGGGCAAGGTGGGAGTGTGCTTGGCTCTGTGGCTGTCCTGAGACTTGGTACACCCGTGGGTGGGTGGGCTGAAGGATAGGGCAATGCTGTGCCAGGCGCTTATTCTCCATCCATCCCAGGCccctctgactccaaagcctgaaTTCCATCCTTTTTAAGGCCAAGCTGCCAGGAAGGGTGGGGGTGATCAGTGGATGATTTGAATGAAAGTGAGCTGCCTTGGTTGCCCCAGTGAAGTCAGTTTTCTGGCCTGGCCTTCTTAGCTCTAGCTTGGGTCTCTCAGGCCCTCTACACCAGGACAGCAGCCCCTTGGCTTTTCTGAGTTGCCATAGTAACCTTGCCACCCAAAGGGCAGGATTTCCTCCATCCTAGCTCCTGCGTGTGCTAAATGGTCCATGGGCCCCTGTGCCCTGCTCCCCCCACAGGTCAGAGTCAGAGTTGGAATCAGGGCTACGGCAGCTACTGGAACCAGGGCTACGGCTACCAGCAGGGCTACGGGCCCGGCTATGGCGGCTACGACTACTCGCCCTATGGCTATTACGGCTACGGCCCCGGCTACGACTACAGTAAGTAGGAGAGAGGGAGGCCCCCATCCACTCACCCACCCCGGGAGGCAGGAAAGACAGGGCAGGGGCCATTGGCAGCAGGGGCTTTGGAGTCGGACAGGCTGGGCTTTTGTCTGAGAGTGGATTTTGAGCTTTTGGGTTTCAGGAAGGTGGGGTGATATCCTACCAACAGAGTTGTTGGTTCTGGTGAGGATGCATATCAAGCGCCTGGCACAGGGGTAAATGTTCAGCAAGTTGTAGCTACTTTCATTGTTGTTCTTGTCCCTAGGTCAGGGTAGTACAAATTACGGGAAGAGCCAGCGACGCGGTGGCCATCAGAATAACTACAAGCCATACTGAGGCTTCAGCAGGATGACTGACCACACACGCTTTGTTTGGATATCGAGTGAACACAATTATGTACCAAATTTAACTTGGCAAACTTTCTATGGCCTGTCCCATGTGcatcttatttaaaatttcccCCCTGGAAATCACTCTCCTGTTTAATATTTCCAGAGCTCTAGTTGTTTAGGCAGCGTGTGGTTTTTCAAGAGGCCAGAGCGGCATTATGGGCTGATTTTTATTACTGGGTTACCCAGAACCAGATTGGAGGGTCTGCTTCCTGCTGCCGCTCTGCAGCCTGGACCTGTGGACCCTGGTTGTAAAGAGTAAATTGTATCTTAGAAAACCAGTGTCACCTTTTTTTCACcttttagttttatattatttGTGTCATACATTTCCTATAACGGAAGTGTTAATTTTACTGTACTTTTTGGTACCTTTCGGGAATCTAATGTATTGTAAGGTATTTTACACGTGTCCTGATTTTGCCACGACCTGGATATTGAAGCTATCCaagcttttgaaataaaaatttaaaaacccccAAGCCTGGGTGAGTGTGGGGTACACTGTGAAGGGGGGCGGGTGCTCCAGAGCTCCAGTATCCTCCACGACCTCCTAAGGCATCCTGTCAGGCATAACCACACACTGTCTTCATCTTTGGTTAGTTTCCTTTAATGACTTGGCCCTGCTTAGGACTTGTGCAGCTTTAAAGAAAGTGGAGTGGCAGAGGTTTGAGGCAGTTGTTCAAGGAGATGAAGACAGTACAGTGAGGATTACCACCCTCAATGGGGATGCTGGCCCAGGCCAGTTGGAATCTGGAGCACCCTGGAACACCTGTCTTGACTTGCCATTGAAAATGGGATTCTATCCCAGCGAAGCTGTGAAACCTAAAGACAAGAGGGGATACACAAAGGACCAGCTGGATCTGAGCAACAGTGTCCCTCCTGGTTGTCATGTAACAGCCCCATCTGGCAGTGGTATTTGCTGGCTTGGCTGAAGCGCCAAGTCTAGTGACTTGAGACCTAAGATAGCTGGTTTTAAGATGCAGCACTTGTCTGGGGCCAGGGTGGATAAAGCCTCGCAAAAGTTCTGTATCTTATAGAGGAACtggctggggaaggaaatagctatCAAATGCAAACTTAAGGACTCAAGATTTTCAGGGGTGAGGGATGTGGAGCTGAAGGCACCCAGAGCCTCCCAGTGTTGAAATTAACCTGTGGGAAAGGTCCACCACTTGGAACAAACATAGAAGCTGCCGATGGATGCTAAGGAAGCCAGTTCTGGGTCTTCTGGGAACAAGAAGCAAGGCCACTTACCTAGAGAGACACCTCTCAGCAGGGCTGCCTCAGGAGTGGAGCCTCAGGGTCTCACAACTTCTCACTTTGGCTTCCATGTCTGAAAAATAACCACAGGACCACTCAAAATGGTCCACCTTCAAAAatacattcccttctcccagcagGTCCTGTTCCACCTCCAGATGTCTCTACTAGGGAGACCTGGGGGCAGTACAGTAGAAAGTAATTTGGTCAGGGATGGTGGGGTGGTTGTCGCTGGGCTGTAGGGGAGTCTACAGGGGAGACCTTGACTTTCCTAAATGATTAGCAATGTGGAAAGGGATTTTGCGTTGAATCTGTCCTGAATGCATACCTCATTTTagccacttagcaactgaaaagcaAAGCTGCTGCCACCTGTCTCAGGGAAGTTATGAGGGTATAAGAAGCTATAAGATATAATGGAAATCTCCCACTGTGGTTCTGACAGGCCCAGCCCTGCTTTCCCTTGTCCTGCATGCTACACTGGTGCCTGCCCAGGGCTCCGAGTTTTGGGGGAAACAGGCAGGAACAGGCCTCCACTTCAACTTCAGCTCCCCACTCCTTGCACTGCTCAGAGGACACCTGGCTCAGCTATTAGACCCCTGTCCCTGGGCATACTGGGAGGCTGTGGCTTCAGGCTCACCTGTCAGGATGGCATCTAGCTTTGCTACCACGTGTCGTGCGTTGTCCAAGCTGAAACACATCGGGGGCTTAAACTTCAGGACATTCCTCCCAGGCCCGTCGGTGCTCAACAAAATGTAGTTCTCCTTAAGCCTGTGAAGGTAGGACACAGCAGGGCCTGCTGCCCACCGGCCAAGGGCACTTCATACAGATCTTCCAGACTTTTCTCAGCCTGGTATTGGCAGCCATACTGCTCTCAGAACCCACCATAAGCCACCTACCACCAAAAGAACAGCACTGGCCAACCCCCACCCAGATTCCTGCCCAACTTTATGGCCCAGCATCAAAGACAAGCACAGCACCCCATGTGAGGTGCCCTGGCCCTGAGGCTGCTgccacccctccccgcccccagagCAGGGGTCTTGCTCCATCCATCCCTAGAGGCCCAGCGTAAGCCAAACAGAATGGCCACAGGGCTACAACGTGGATGTCAAGGTTCCCTGCGTTTTCCATTTCGATGTATGGTTTATGTCATGCGTGGTTTACTTTTTCTTATAGGAAGGGTCCAGCATTCACAAATAGTGCAGTGAATTCATGTAGCCTAGCTTCAGTAACTCCTGCCACCTCTGTCTCTACCCTGCCCCCAGATTATCTTGTATAACTCCAGACTGGACTATCCAGTTTTCATTTCCAGTTCTTTTTGGAAGATGACTTTACTCTCTTCAGCATTATCACTGGTACCTAGTAATAACTTTTAATAGTCCACATTTATACTTTTAACCCAGGAAGGTATTTTGGCCTCTCACAGAAGAGGTCTGATGTGACTGTATTTACATTCTCTGACCCCCTGCtctcattttttacatttattacttttatgtaAGTCTTGTCAGGAACAGTGTCCTCAGCCTGCCTCTAGCTCCCTTATCCCATCCTGGTCTTCCTGGCACTGACAACAGCCATGCTAGAAAGCCCAGGTTCTGACTTCAAATCCAGCTCTGGCTCCTAGCAGGGTTGTTTCACTCAACTGGAGAAACGACACGGGGCTGGGGGGGTAGGGTGCAGAGAGGGGTAGTTGCAAGATGGAGGCAGTCAGGCTTGGCTGCAGAGCTGGCTCCCTCTTTCCCAGAGATCATTCTCAATTCCTGAATCCTGAGGCTCCTTGCGAGAACTGGTGGGCAAGCTGATGGATGTGCTTCAGCAGAAAGGAGGCAGGGGCTGGGCGGCCATGCAGGAGGGGTCAGCCTCCAAAACCATGTGGAGAGGTTTTTACATCAGTACAGTTTGTATGATTCAAAACGAGGATGCACATTTTACAACTTGAGTAAGAATACACATCAAACACTAGATGGGTTTTGCAAGGTGGGGGAAGTGGGTAGGAGtgaagaatggaagaaaaaagggaaTACCTAAACAAGAAGGGGAAGGGTCCTGGGGCTCAAGTGGACATGCAAgccagggctggggtgagggCTGAGTCTTGAGATGCCGAGTCCTCAGACACCCcacccaacccccccccccccccccccagatgaGGAGCAGGAGTCTATCTGAAAACCTCTAGGAACAGGGAGTCTGCTTCTGCCACAGTCCCAGCTGTGGCTCTGGAGAAGCTGCTTCTCAGGCAGCCTGGGGCTGTGAAATGCAGGCTTGTGGCTGCCTGTGTCTGAGAGCTCCAGCAGCTTTGGTATTGCCTTGTTTGAAGTGGCTGCTCAGGCTGGGAATGACCTGCACTCTGTGGGCCCAGCATGTCTGGGGGCGTGGGTCAAAAAGGAGAGGCAAGCGGGGAGCTCTTTCCCAGTCAGAGCAGTAGACACTACAAAGGCAACttgtttcaagaaaaaaatacctGGACACCACGTAGTCAGCCTCTTCGGTTGCTGGCATTCTTGTGGCCTCATCTTTGATCAGATCCACACCAATGAATAGCCCAACACCCCTGGAGCAGAAGGTGACATTGCAGGAGACAAGGCTTGAGGGATCGAGGTCCTTGCTTTCACCCTCTGCTTGGGTGTCAGCCAATCCCCTGTCAGAAAGCTGACCAGGGCTCACACCTCTACCTCCCAGGGAGGCTGAGAGTTGTAGGAACCCTCAGAGGGTGGCCAGTTCCAGGAACTAAATGTGATAGGGAGGAACCCTCAGTGTAGACAGAGTAAAGTCTGATTCTGGCTtcaccaccccacctcccaccaggTGCCATCTTGGGCAACAGCACCTATAGGTGCTTCAGTTCCTCCTCTGTGGAGATAAGTTGCCACCATCCCAGGTGGGGGTGACAAGGTGAATGAAGGAACCATACCAGGCCCCTGGCAGATAATGACTACTGTTTTTAGCCTCACCTGATGTCCCCAAGAATGGGATGTTTGGCTTTCTGCTGTCCAAGGAGCTCCATCAGGAAGCTGCCCACACAGGCTGCATGAGCCTGCAGCTGCTCCTTCTCCAAGACATCCAGGACGGCCAGCCCCACAGCACAGGACACTGGGCTGCCCCCAAACTGAGCCAGGGGACAAAGGGCAGTTCAGGTGCCCAGCAGAGTGGGCCATGCCCCAGGGAGTGTGAGGGGCAGCAGAACTGCCACACACATTCCAAAGGCAGGTGAGACTAGGCATGAACCAATGACTCAAGTGTTCTGGGCAGCAGATGGGGTTCTCTTGAGGCTCCCATGGATCGTCCCCGCCTTTCCAGGTACTAATGGAGATGCATTAGCAGGGATCCAGTAAGAAAGCCAGGGATGCAGAAGAATCCCCAGGAAGATGCAAAAATCAGAAGAGAGGGTGTTCTGGGCATTCCCAAAGAGCTGGTTTTTGTCAAAAGGCTTCTGGATCCCATCTTGTGGACTGGACCCAGACCCACTTCATTGTACCACCCATCACCTCTTTCAAGGAGAGTCAAAAGCAACATGCCAGAGCCACACCCAGGAAAAGTCACTCTGTATAGTTTTAGCTCACAGCTTTACTGGCTGAGCTCAAGGTAGATTTTAGGGCGCAGACCACAAGCTGGCTGCCTGTGAGCCAAATGGAGCCTGAGGATTCATTTTGTTTGGCTTGTGTAGCATAATTAAAGGTTTTGAATTAGGTATTAATGTCTTAAAAGAAGGGACTTCACATAAAAATATGTTATGTCTGACTTAAACCTAGCCTACCTGGCTAGGGAACCGCCTAcagaccatcttttttttttttttttttaagtgtgtctTAGAACCTTTACTGAGGTATAGTATACatacccaggtggtgctagtggtaaaggacccacctgccaatgcaggagacgtaagatcCCTGagttagggagatcccctggaggagggcccggcaatgcactccagtattcttgcctggagaattccatgaacagaagggcctggcgggctatagtccatagggtcacaaagagtcggacacgactgaagcaacttggcacacacataCAATAAACTGCATATATTTTAAGTGTATATAGTTCAGTGTGACTTGACAAatctatgcttagttgctcagttgtgtccgactcatatGACAAATGTATATACTTGTGGAAATTCCACTACCATGAAGATATAAACCATTTCCACCATTCTCCAAACTTCCTTGTGCCCCCTCCACTATGGCCCAGGTAACCACTGACCTGCTTTCTCACCACagctttgccttttctggaatgtTATATGAATAGAATCACAAAATATG comes from the Bubalus kerabau isolate K-KA32 ecotype Philippines breed swamp buffalo chromosome 1, PCC_UOA_SB_1v2, whole genome shotgun sequence genome and includes:
- the HNRNPAB gene encoding heterogeneous nuclear ribonucleoprotein A/B isoform X2, translating into MSEAGEEQPMETTGATENGHEAAPEGESPAGTGTGVAAGAGGGSAAPQAGNQNGAEGDQINASKNEEDAGKMFVGGLSWDTSKKDLKDYFTKFGEVVDCTIKMDPNTGRSRGFGFILFKDAASVEKVLDQKEHRLDGRVIDPKKAMAMKKDPVKKIFVGGLNPEATEEKIREYFGEFGEIEAIELPMDPKSNKRRGFVFITFKEEEPVKKVLEKKFHTISGSKCEIKVAQPKEVYQQQQYGSGGRGNRNRGNRGSGGGGGSGGQGSTNYGKSQRRGGHQNNYKPY
- the HNRNPAB gene encoding heterogeneous nuclear ribonucleoprotein A/B isoform X1; the encoded protein is MSEAGEEQPMETTGATENGHEAAPEGESPAGTGTGVAAGAGGGSAAPQAGNQNGAEGDQINASKNEEDAGKMFVGGLSWDTSKKDLKDYFTKFGEVVDCTIKMDPNTGRSRGFGFILFKDAASVEKVLDQKEHRLDGRVIDPKKAMAMKKDPVKKIFVGGLNPEATEEKIREYFGEFGEIEAIELPMDPKSNKRRGFVFITFKEEEPVKKVLEKKFHTISGSKCEIKVAQPKEVYQQQQYGSGGRGNRNRGNRGSGGGGGSGGQSQSWNQGYGSYWNQGYGYQQGYGPGYGGYDYSPYGYYGYGPGYDYSQGSTNYGKSQRRGGHQNNYKPY